The uncultured Carboxylicivirga sp. genomic interval GGATCTGTTTTTTTCAAAAATCCCTTCTCCATTAAGGTTTCTAAAAATGTGATAATTACAGTTGGAGTAATTCCTACTTCTTTCATTAAAACCTCGAAGCGTTCGGGTGTGCGATGTAATTCACCCAAAATAAAATTGGGCAAAAAGGGCTTTTTAACAAATGTATCGATATATGCTTCTACTATAGATTGAATTGCCAAATAGGGAGAATCAATAGTCATTGCATCTTCAACCTGAGGCCAAAACTCTTTAAACGCTTCAATAAATACTTTATTAAATAGCTTTTCTTTCGAACGGAAATAATAATGCAACATGGCTTTATTAATACCTGCCTTATCTGCAATCTCTTGCATTCGGGCACCATCCATGCCTTTTTGAATAAAAACATCACGAGCTGCATTTAAGATAACTTGCTCGCTTACATTTTCTGTGTGTTTATTTTCTAATTCATCCATTTAGTTTAACCATTTGGTTAATTATGCCCCAAAACTAAATTAATCATTTGGATTAACCAAACGGTTAACGCCATTTTATTATTTCAAATAGTTATCATACTTTTGTATCTGTTTTTCTTTATTTGTATAATTAAATGGTAAAAAAGCTGAACAATTAACCCTTTTCAAGGTTATAATTCATAACTCAACAAAACCAATATGTTTCAGTTAAGAAGTGAAATAAACAACAACGAAGAGTTTCAATATAATCAGAAAACAAACCTACAACTCGTACAAGAGTACTGGGGAAAATATAATATTGTAAGCAAAGGTGGCGGCGAAAAAGCGTTACAAAAACATACTGAAAGAGGTAAATTACCTCCTCGCAAACGAATAGAATTGCTATTGGATAAAGACTCTCCTTTTCTTGAGTTATCGCCTTTAGCAGCCAACGGGCAATATAAAGATTCATTTCCATCAGCAGGAATCATAACCGGCATTGGAAAGGTGCATGGGCTCGATGTGATGATTGTAGCGAATGACGCTACTGTTAAAGGCGGCACCTATATTGCCGAAACCATTAAGAAACATTTACGGGCCCAGGAAATAGCTGAGCAAAACGATTTACCCTGTATCTATTTGGTTGATAGTGGTGGAATTTTCCTTCCTGAACAAGCGAATGTATTTGCTGATAAAAATGATTTTGGACGCATTTTTTACAATCAATCCCGCATGTCGGCAAAAGGTATTTCGCAAATTGCCATTGTGATGGGATCGTGTACTGCAGGTGGAGCTTATGTTCCGGCCATGAGCGACGAAACAATCATTGTAAAAGATCAGGGTACAATTTTCTTGGCAGGCCCTCCACTGGTTAAAGCTGCAACTGGCGAAGAGGTGACAGCAGAAGAGCTTGGTGGAGGCTACGTACACACGCATATATCGGGTGTTGCCGATCATTTGGCCGATGACGATATACATGCTTTACACATTTGCCGTAACATAATTGAATCGTTACCCGAAAAAAAACAGCATCAAAAAGAATTTAAAAGTCCACTATATTCATCCGAAGATTTATACGGACTCATTCCTACTGATGGTATGCCTTTTCCGGATATTAAGGAAATTATTGCCCGATTAACAGACAATAGCGAGTTTCACGAATTTAAAAAGGATTACGGTTCAACGCTTGTTACAGGCTTTGGTGAAATTCATGGTCAAAAAGTTGGTATTTTGGCTAATAACGGAATCCTATTCTCCGAATCGGCACAAAAAGGTACTCATTTTATTCAGCTATGCAACGAGAGAGAAATACCCATGCTTTTTCTTCAAAACATTACCGGTTTTATGGTTGGTAAAGAATATGAGCACAAGGGAATTGCAAAAGATGGAGCTAAAATGGTGAACGCCTTGGCTAACTCAAAAATGCCCTATTTCACATTTATCATTGGGGGCTCTTATGGTGCCGGAAATTATGCTATGGCAGGCAGAGCCTATGAGCCTCGGTTTTTATTTATGTGGCCCAACGCCCGCATTTCGGTTATGGGAGCAAAACAAGCGGCTGAGGTTTTAATAACCATAAAGAGAGATCAGGCTAAAGCGCTAAAGCAAGAAATTGATGAATCGGAACTTGAGGTAATTCGCGAACAGATTGTAAAAAAATACGAGGAAGAAGGATCACCTTATTACAGCACCAGTCGTCTTTGGGACGATGGGATCATCGATCCCGCAACCAGTAGAGAAGTTGCAGCCCGGGTGTTGCAAATAATTTCAAAACCAAACAAAGAAAAAACGGGATATGGAGTATTTAGAATGTAAAACATATCAAACTATAGAAGTCGCTCACAACAATGAGATTAGTTGGATTACATTAAATAATCCGACTAAAAAAAATGCATTATCAAAACTGATGATTATTGAGTTGATTAATGAATTAAAACACATTATTGATAATGACGAACAAAGAGTTGTTGTGATAAAAGGTGCTAATGAAATGTTTTGCTCCGGTGCTGATCTGGATTGGATGCGTATAGGTATTAAACAAAATATACAAGAAAACATTGAAGATGCCAACCTGTTCTTCCGTTTATATTCAACACTGTATTATTATCCGAAGCCAGTTATTGTTTGGGCTGAAAAATTTGCCTTTGGTGGAGCCACTGGACTGTTAGCTTGCGCTGATTATTCGCTTGCTGATAAAAACTGTCTATTTGGATTCCCTGAAGTTAAATTAGGATTAGTTCCGGGTACAATCGCGCCTTTTATCGTTAAAAAACTAGGCTTTAATCAAAGTAAAGCTCTAATGTTAAGTGGCGAAACTTTTACCGCTAAAAAAGCAAAGAAAATTGGTTTAATCAATGAGGTTGTGAAGACTGAAAAATCTCACGAACGCATCTTTGCATTAGCTCAGCAATTTAAACGAAACAGTCCCGAAGCAATAACATCAACCAAACACCTATTGAATCGGATTGTCGATAATGGAGAACTCAACGGTGAGTTAATCGACTTGTGTTGTAGAACCATTGCCTCTGCCCGTATATCAAATGATGGCCAGGAAGGCGTTAATGCCTTTTTCGAAAAAAGAAAACCCAATTGGATTAAAGAAGCAGAAGAATGAAGAGAGGGAATAAAATTAGAAAGGTATTAATTCCGAACAGGGGGGAAATTGCTGTACGAATCATCAAAGCAGCTCATGATTTAGGGATAAAAACGGTTGTAACTTTATCTGAATTGGAGAAAGACACAATCCCCGCTAAATTGAGTGATGAAGTCCATTTTTTCAACGACTTATCTTTAGCTTCCACCTATTTAAATATTCCTTTAATTGTTGATATAGCTCAACAATACGGAGCTGATAGTATTCACCCGGGCTACGGTTTTCTGGCCGAAAATCACCAACTGGTGCTAGCTTGCGAAGAAGTCGGAATCACCTTCATTGGCCCATCGGCAGATAATTTGTTGCAAATGGGCGATAAACAAACGGCTCGTAACATTGCCCGTCAATGCAAAGTACCTGTTACCCCATCGTGGGAAGGATCGGTTGATGAAATATTACAACAAGCCTCATCAATGGACTTTCCGGTATTAATTAAAGCAGCATTGGGCGGTGGTGGAAAAGGAATGGTAATTTGTAATGATGAACAATCACTGCAACTTCAGTTACCTGCCGTGGCTCGTCAGGCACTTAGCTTTTTTGGTGACGATCGGGTGTATGTTGAAAAATACATTGCTTCGCCTCGTCATATAGAAGTTCAGGTTCTAGCTGACGATTTTGGTAACACACTCCATCTTTTCGAGCGGGAATGTTCCATTCAACGTCGTTTTCAAAAAATTATTGAAGAAGCTCCGGCCGCCAACCTTTCTGATCAAAAGAGAAATGAGCTATGCTCCGATGCAATTAATTTGTGCAAACAAATTGCTTACAAAAGTGCCGGCACAATAGAATTCCTTTTAGATGATGATGGAAAGCATTACTTTTTGGAGATGAATACCCGCATTCAGGTAGAGCATTGTGTAACGGAAGAAATAACACATATCGACCTGGTAAAGTGGCAATTTAAAATTGCGAACGAAGAGGAATTAGACTTCTCTCAAAATGATATTCAGAGAATGGGGCATGCTATACAGGCTCGCATTTACGCTGAAGATCCGGAATCTGATTTTACTCCATCTCCGGGCACTATCAATCACTTGAACGTACCCGATAACCATGGTTTAAGAATAGAGATGGCATTCGACGCACCAGATGAGATACATCCTCAGTTTGATCCTATGATTGCCAAATTCATTGTTCATCAGCCTAACAGAGAAAAAGCAATTAAAAAACTATCAGCACATCTTGCGGATACTTCATTCAGGGGCATCAAAACGAATCTTTCTTACCTTCAGAATATTTTAAATCACAAACTGTTTAAAGAAGGTAAAATTCATACACATTTTTGCCAGACAGAAAGAGAATTGCTGCTGGCAAAAAATAAACTTATTACAGAACAAGCAATCATTGCCTATGCTCTGATCAGGTTTAAACCCGATCACTCATTAAAAGGCTTTTGGCGCTTGTATCCAAGCATTGATTTTACTTATAACAATGCAGTTTTTAATGCCTCGTATCGTAAAGGAATTAATCAAATTCATTTAATAATCAATGGTAATGAATATACAATATCGAAAATTCAATTAACTGATTATACCATTGAATTCGAATACAAAAATCAAATTATAAAAGCCTGGTATTTTGATGATCACCAAACCTATTCGATCATCATTAATAATCAGGAACACAATATCGAGGCTCAGGACTTACTACCTGAATATCAGCAAAAAGAAGAAACGAGTAATAACCTAAACGGTTCGACACTGCATTCACCACTACCCGGACAAGTGGCTAAAATACTGGTAAAAGAGGGACAGGAAGTTAAAGCAGGAGATGTATTAGTCATTTTAGAAGCCATGAAAATGGAAAACCGCCTTAGTGCATGGAAAGACTCAATGATTGAACAAATTCATGTTTCAAGTGGCGATCAGGTAAAATCGAACCAACTATTAATCACAACAAACTAACATGTCAGTATTAACAAACGAACAACACGAAGCTTTTCGCAAGGAAGTAAGAGCTTTTGCCGAAAAAGAAATTAAACCAGTTGCCGCTCAACTCGACGAGGAAGAATCATTCTCGGTTGAGCTAACAAAAAAAATGGGCCAGGCAGGTCTTTTCGGAATCGATAT includes:
- a CDS encoding TetR family transcriptional regulator → MDELENKHTENVSEQVILNAARDVFIQKGMDGARMQEIADKAGINKAMLHYYFRSKEKLFNKVFIEAFKEFWPQVEDAMTIDSPYLAIQSIVEAYIDTFVKKPFLPNFILGELHRTPERFEVLMKEVGITPTVIITFLETLMEKGFLKKTDPQEMMVNIISLCVFPFAARPLMIRLLMNNDAEAWDQFIQKRKTSVMDIVKQCYFIKPE
- a CDS encoding carboxyl transferase domain-containing protein, which produces MFQLRSEINNNEEFQYNQKTNLQLVQEYWGKYNIVSKGGGEKALQKHTERGKLPPRKRIELLLDKDSPFLELSPLAANGQYKDSFPSAGIITGIGKVHGLDVMIVANDATVKGGTYIAETIKKHLRAQEIAEQNDLPCIYLVDSGGIFLPEQANVFADKNDFGRIFYNQSRMSAKGISQIAIVMGSCTAGGAYVPAMSDETIIVKDQGTIFLAGPPLVKAATGEEVTAEELGGGYVHTHISGVADHLADDDIHALHICRNIIESLPEKKQHQKEFKSPLYSSEDLYGLIPTDGMPFPDIKEIIARLTDNSEFHEFKKDYGSTLVTGFGEIHGQKVGILANNGILFSESAQKGTHFIQLCNEREIPMLFLQNITGFMVGKEYEHKGIAKDGAKMVNALANSKMPYFTFIIGGSYGAGNYAMAGRAYEPRFLFMWPNARISVMGAKQAAEVLITIKRDQAKALKQEIDESELEVIREQIVKKYEEEGSPYYSTSRLWDDGIIDPATSREVAARVLQIISKPNKEKTGYGVFRM
- a CDS encoding enoyl-CoA hydratase-related protein, producing the protein MEYLECKTYQTIEVAHNNEISWITLNNPTKKNALSKLMIIELINELKHIIDNDEQRVVVIKGANEMFCSGADLDWMRIGIKQNIQENIEDANLFFRLYSTLYYYPKPVIVWAEKFAFGGATGLLACADYSLADKNCLFGFPEVKLGLVPGTIAPFIVKKLGFNQSKALMLSGETFTAKKAKKIGLINEVVKTEKSHERIFALAQQFKRNSPEAITSTKHLLNRIVDNGELNGELIDLCCRTIASARISNDGQEGVNAFFEKRKPNWIKEAEE
- a CDS encoding biotin carboxylase N-terminal domain-containing protein yields the protein MKRGNKIRKVLIPNRGEIAVRIIKAAHDLGIKTVVTLSELEKDTIPAKLSDEVHFFNDLSLASTYLNIPLIVDIAQQYGADSIHPGYGFLAENHQLVLACEEVGITFIGPSADNLLQMGDKQTARNIARQCKVPVTPSWEGSVDEILQQASSMDFPVLIKAALGGGGKGMVICNDEQSLQLQLPAVARQALSFFGDDRVYVEKYIASPRHIEVQVLADDFGNTLHLFERECSIQRRFQKIIEEAPAANLSDQKRNELCSDAINLCKQIAYKSAGTIEFLLDDDGKHYFLEMNTRIQVEHCVTEEITHIDLVKWQFKIANEEELDFSQNDIQRMGHAIQARIYAEDPESDFTPSPGTINHLNVPDNHGLRIEMAFDAPDEIHPQFDPMIAKFIVHQPNREKAIKKLSAHLADTSFRGIKTNLSYLQNILNHKLFKEGKIHTHFCQTERELLLAKNKLITEQAIIAYALIRFKPDHSLKGFWRLYPSIDFTYNNAVFNASYRKGINQIHLIINGNEYTISKIQLTDYTIEFEYKNQIIKAWYFDDHQTYSIIINNQEHNIEAQDLLPEYQQKEETSNNLNGSTLHSPLPGQVAKILVKEGQEVKAGDVLVILEAMKMENRLSAWKDSMIEQIHVSSGDQVKSNQLLITTN